DNA from Petropleomorpha daqingensis:
CAACGAGCTGCGCTACCGGCCCGACCTCATGGCGCGCGGCCTCCGGACGCAGGTGACCCGCACGATCGCCCTGATCGCCGACGCCGTGGCGAGCGAGGCGTACGCCGGCGACCTGGTGGCCGGGGCGCTCGCGGCGACCGCGGCCCGCGGCTACCTGCTGTTCGTGTGCGAGACGGGGGAGGACGCCGAGCTCGAGGAGGCGCTGGTCGAGGAACTGCTGGCCCGGCACGTCGACGCCTTCCTCTACGCCACGTACTTCACCCGGGACGTCGTCGTCCCGGCGGCCCTGCGCGACCAGCGCGTGGCGCTGCTCAACTGCCGGGCTCCGGGGCTGCCCTCCGTCGTCCCGGACGAGGTCGGGGCGGGCCGGACGGCGGCGGAGGCGCTGCTGTCGGCCGGCTATCGCGACGGCATCTGGCTGGTGGGGGAGCCGGCGCCGCACGTCGTCGCCTCGGTGGAGCGGCTGCGGGGGATCGAGGAGGCCCTGACGGCGGCCGGCGTGCGGGCGGCGGGCACGGTCCCCTGCGCCTGGTGGCCGGAGTCGGCCTTCGAGCGCTTCGGCGCCCTGCTCGACGACGGGCAGGAGCCCGCCGCGGTCATCTGCGCCAACGACCGCGTCGCCATGGGCGTCTACCAAGCGCTCGCCGTCCGCGGTCGCCGCGTCCCCGACGACCTCGCCGTCGTCTCGTTCGACGACTCCGACCTCGCGGTCTGGCTGCACCCCGCGCTGACCAGCGTGGCCCTCCCGCACCGCGAGCTGGCGGCGATCGCCGTCGACCTGCTGCTGGGGGAGGGCGGCCCGCCGCCGGGGGAGCACCGGGTGCCGATGCCGTTGCGCCGGCGGGAGTCGGTCGCGGTGCGGGGATAGCTCTCGGTTTGCCGACGGGGACCGCCACCCCCAGGATGAGGACGACGAGGCATTGCCCGCGTCGGGTGGA
Protein-coding regions in this window:
- a CDS encoding LacI family DNA-binding transcriptional regulator, which translates into the protein MERRVTLQDVAERAGTSRTTAHYVLTGRDREMRIGEDTRRRVLRAANELRYRPDLMARGLRTQVTRTIALIADAVASEAYAGDLVAGALAATAARGYLLFVCETGEDAELEEALVEELLARHVDAFLYATYFTRDVVVPAALRDQRVALLNCRAPGLPSVVPDEVGAGRTAAEALLSAGYRDGIWLVGEPAPHVVASVERLRGIEEALTAAGVRAAGTVPCAWWPESAFERFGALLDDGQEPAAVICANDRVAMGVYQALAVRGRRVPDDLAVVSFDDSDLAVWLHPALTSVALPHRELAAIAVDLLLGEGGPPPGEHRVPMPLRRRESVAVRG